In the genome of Methylomagnum ishizawai, the window ACCCGGACCTTTTCCAGGGCGGCGGCGGGACGACTCCGCCCATCGCGACGATGCGATCCATAACAAGAAACGACAAGCTAGGACCATGTTCAGAAAACTGACCTTTTTAACCCTGTTGCTGGCCTTCTGCGTGGTGGCGGCGGGAGCTTATGTGCGTATTTCCGATGCCGGCCTCGGTTGCCCGGATTGGCCCGGCTGCTATGGCAAGCTATGGGTCGAGCCGCCCCAGCCCGGTTCCGGCGGGGCCGAAGCGGGCTTCGACGCGGTGAAGGCCTGGAAGGAAATGGGCCATCGCTATCTGGCCGGTGCCTTGGGCGTTTTAATGCTGGTTCTGGCGGGGCTGGTGTTCACCGTGCGCGAGAACCGGGGCCGGGCCATTGCCTGGACCTACACCGGGCTGGTGCTGGTGGCGGGGCAGGCCGCGCTGGGGATGTGGACGGTGCGGCTGCATGTGCTGCCGCCGGTGGTGACGGCGCATCTATTGCTGGGCTTGTTGACCCTGGCTGGCTTGTACCGGCTGTTCCTGACCGTGGGACCGCAGTCCGCCCCGGTCGGCGAGACCACGGGTCTGCGCTGGTTGGGCCGGTTCGGGCTGCTGGCCTTGTTCGCGCAACTGTTCCTGGGCGGCTGGGTGTCGTCGAATTACGCCGCGCTATCCTGCCCCGATTTCCCGACTTGCCTGGGCGAACCCTGGCCCGAGGCCGATTACGCCGGGGGCTTCGAGATTTTGCGGGCGCTCGAACCGGGTTATCTCGGGGCTTTGTTGCCGCCGTCCGCCTTGGTCGCCGTGCATTGGGCGCACCGGATCGGGGCCGGGGTGGTGTTCGTGCTGCTCAGCGTTCTGGCCATGGGCGTGACTTCCAATCCCAAGGTGCCGCGTTTGAGCAAGGCCGGGCTGCTGCTGAGCTTCCTGCTGCTGGTGCAGGTCGGGTTGGGGGTGGCGGCGGTGCTGCTGCGCCTGCCGGTGGCGGTGGCCGTGGCGCATAGCGTGGTCGCTGCCTTGTTGCTGCTGGATTTGGTGCATATCCAGTATTTCCTGGGCGTGCCGCGCCGGGCCGAGGTGCCCGCACAACGTCCGCTGCCGGTCGGGCAGGAAATCCCGGTCGGCGAATTACCCACCGAGATCGAGTTGCCGCCGACCTTGGTGCCGCCGCCGCTGGTCGAAGTCCCGGCCCGCGCCCCGGCGGACAACCTGTTCGGCAAGCTCAAGAGCGGCCTCGGCAAGACCCGCGGCGGCTTGACCGGCTTCCTGGCCGATCTGGCCCTGGGCAAGAAGGCCATCGACCGCGATTTGCTGGACGATATCGAAGCCCAGTTGCTCACCGCCGATATCGGCGTCACCGCCACCCGCGATATCGTCGATCATCTCACCGACAGCCTGGACCGCAACCAACTGGCCGACGTGCGGACCTTGACCGCGAAATTGCGCGAATACCTCTACGATATCCTGGCCCCGGTCGATGCACCCTTGGTGATCCCGCCCGAGACCCGGCCCTATGTCGTCCTGGTCGTGGGTGTCAACGGGGTGGGCAAGACCACCACCATCGGCAAACTGGCCAAGCGTTTCCAGCAGGATGGGCATAGCGTGATGCTGGCGGCGGGCGATACCTTCCGCGCGGCGGCGGTGGAGCAATTGCAGACCTGGGGCGAGCGCAACCATGTCCATGTGGTGGCCCAGCACACCGGGGCGGATTCGGCTTCGGTGATCTTCGACGCGGTGCAGGCAGCCCAGGCCCGCAATATCGATGTCTTGATCGCCGATACCGCCGGACGCCTGCACACCAAGTCCAACCTGATGGACGAACTCAGCAAGATCAAACGCATCATGCGCCGCTTGGACGAGACCGCCCCGCACGAGGTATTACTGGTGGTGGATTCCGGTACCGGCCAGAACGCCATCAACCAGGCGCGGCAGTTCAACGACGCCGTGGGTTTGACCGGCATCGCCTTGACCAAGCTGGACGGCACGGCCAAGGGTGGGGTGATTTTCGCGCTGGCCAAGCAGTTCGGGATTCCGATCCGTTATATCGGCGTGGGCGAGGGCATCGACGACTTGCAGGATTTCGACGCCAAGCAGTTCATCGAGGCTTTGTTCGCCGAGTAACGGTGGAGTTGAAACCCCGTCCGCGCCAGGGTGCCCGGTGCGGACGGGGTTTTTTGTTATTGACCAATGGCGTCGATTTTGAAACGCTGGCCACAGTCACCCGCGCCGGGGCTGGCCTCGCCCTGCGCGATCAGGGTTTTCAAATCGCTCTTGGGATCGAGCGGGGCGGGCAGATTGATGGCGACATCGACCAATAGCCCTTTTTTGCAACCCAGGCTTATCTTCTGGCTTGCGCCCACGCCCAGCGCCGTATCCACCTGCTTGAAGAATTCCGCCGTATCCACCGACTGGCCGATATGGTCGCCGACGAAGCGGGCCACGCCGGAATCGTTGAACTCGTGGTCCAGCCGGATCGCCAGCGCGAAATACGCATCGGGCGTCCAAGCCCCGCAAGCGCCGTGCTTATGCCATTCGTGCCGTTCCAGGCAAGAATCGGCGGCGACGCTGGGCATCACCACCCCCAATCCTGCACGTACCGGCCCGCCCAGTTCCACCGGGGGATAAGCGCAGAAGCCGCCCGCCGGTTTGTCCTTCACCGCGCCGCAATAGGCGTAATAGCCCTGTCTTTGGCCGCAGTCCTTTTGGTTGGGCCACAGGCCGTGCAGGGTGAAGTTGCGGGCTTGGAACGCCTTGCGGTCGTCGATCCCGCATTCGGGTTTGTCGCCATGGCTTTCACAGAAAGCTGGCTCCCAGCTCAAGGCCAGGACGTAGCTGTCGGCGTGGTGGGCGATCTGGCAGCTTGCACCGCTGGTGTGGGAAATCGGCGGGTTTTGGGGTGGCCCGGACGCCGTGCCGTCCGCCGTGAAGCTGCCGCAATCCTTTGCCACCCAGCGGGCGGTGCCGCCCACCGCGCCCGGTACGGCGATCTGGTAGTAATCGGGATCGACCGGCTTGTTGAAGGCGAGGACGGTGTAATCGGTGCCGGGTTGGGTTTGGGCGTGGTCCGGGTTGGTCTTTTTGTTTTTCGAGAGATAGGCTTCGCAGGCGCTGTCGGCGTGGAAACTGCCGAGTGGGGCGGCCTGGGCCATGGAAAACCAAGCCGCGCCCAAGGCCAGCGCGGTGCATAAACAATAGGAATGGCGCGTTTGCATTCGGATTCGCTCGTCGACGGGATGGGTGGGGAATCGGCGGATTGGGTTCCGCAAGGATCATCCGGCTTAAGCGGGAATCTGTCGATCAAAACCGGCTGCGGTATCGAGGCTCAACTCAACAATACCGCCACCAGTCCCGTAATGAAAATCCCATCGAACGTCCCGGCCCCGCCGATGGACGCCATCGGCGCGTTCATCGCCCGCACATCCTTGAGCCTGAGCAAATCGGCCCCGATCAACACCCCCAGCGAGCCGGAGATATAGGCCAGCGCGGCGCGGTATTCGCCGCCCAGCCACACCGCCAGCAGCGCCGCCGACACCGGGGCCACCAGCATGGGCATCCCGATACCGACGCCGGGGATCGGGCGGCTCAGCGCATAGCTGATGGCGGCGACCGCCGCCGTCGCGGCCAGCACATGCAGCGGCGGGATCGCCGCATGGCGCAGCAAGAAGCCCGAGAAGAACACCGGCACCAAACAGCCGCCCACGTTCACCGCGATCTGGATGCGGCCCGTGAACGGCAGCAGCGGACGCCGCAGCAGCCCATGGTATAGCAGGTCGATATCGTGGCGCGGCGGGTCCGCCTTCAGGCTGAACAGCGGCAGGTTGATGGCGCTGCCAAGTAGGGAGGTCAGCAGCAAAGTGAAGGCGGAATCGGGGTCTAGCCCTAATTTCTCGAAGCTCAGGGCGATCAGCCCGAGGTTGATGCTGAAGACCAGCCACAGCAGCAAGCCCATGAATAGGAATAGATAGAGGGGCGAAAAGGGAGAACGCATGGGCGGGTGTGGCGGGTATAGGGAAGGGCGGGGCCGCAGCCCTTGGGACCGCGACCCGTGAAGGTCATTCGACCTTGATGGATTGGCGTTTGGCGCTCTGGACCTTGGGGATCGTCAGTTCCAGGACGCCATCCTTGAAGCTGGCCTTGGTGTTCTCGCTATCCACCGCGCCCGGCAGTTGGATGATGCGCTGAAATTCGCCCCGGCTGGTTTCGCGCCGGTGATATTGGCCTTTTTCCTCCTGCTCGTCCTTCTGGACTGTGGCCTTGAGGCTCAGGGTGCTTTCTTCCAAGCTCACTTCCAGGTGGTCCTTGCTGACGCCGGGGAGTTCGGCCCGGACACAGTATTCGGTGTCGCGGTCGATCACGTCCACTTTGGGCATCCGCCCGCCGAAAACGGGGGATGCGCCCAATTCCGGCCAGTGACGGCCTATGAACATGGGCGATAGCCAATGACGCCGGACCTCATCGAACCATTGGTCGAACTCGTCGAGCGGGCTCAGGACTTGGCCCTTCGGGGTTTGGGGGACGGTTTGGTTTTGGGCGGGTTGCTGGGTGTTGAGTTCGGTAGCCATGATCTTGCTCCTTTAATCTCATAACCAACGTGGGGAGGCCGGTTCCGGCCTGTTCCACCCAAAGAAATGGGGGCGGCGGCGGGGGATTTCAATGGCGAAAAACCGGATTGCGATGGGTGTCTTGTATTTACCCCGACATCCCGACATCATGGGTGGGTCAACCGAACTTGGTCAGGTAAAGAGATGAGTACTTATACGATTTATTCCGCCAAAACCCACTTTTCCCGGCTCATCGAGGAGGCTTGCGCCGGCGAGGAAGTCGTCATTGCCCGTGGCAAGCAGCCCTTGGTCAAGCTGGTGCCGATAGAGGCCAAACCGCCCGCACGGGTGTTCGGGGCTATGAAGGGCCGCGCCAGCGTGACCGAGGCGTTTTTCGAGCCTTTGCCGGAGGATGAACTGCGGGTTTGGGAATCATGAAGTTGCTGTTGGATACCCATGCTTTGCTGTGGTGGTTGGATGGGGATGAGCGCCTGCCGGAGCCATGTCGGGAATTGATCGGGGGCGAGGGCAATATCGTTTTGGTCAGCGCGGCCTCGGCCTGGGAAATCACCACCAAGGCGCGCTTGGGCAAGCTACCGGGGGCGGTCGCGGTGGCGGCGGATTTCCGAAAATGCTTGGCCACCCAGGACTTCACGCCTTTGGCGATTTCCCTGGATCACGCGGTGCGGGCTGGAAACCTGCCCGGTCCCCATCGCGACCCGTTCGACCGGATGTTGATCGCCCAATCCCAAGCGGAGGGGGTTCCGCTGATAAGCAACGAAACCTTGTTCGATCAGTACGGGATTCGGCGGGTTTGGTGAGCGCGTTCCCCGCCGGGAGGGCGGGGAACGCGCTTGGTAGCTTTTACACTTCCCGCCGCATATGCGGGAACAAGATCACATCCCGGATCGACGGGCTATCGCTGAAGAACATCACCAAGCGGTCGATGCCGATACCTTCGCCGGCGGTCGGGGGCAGGCCGTATTCCAGGGCGCGGATATAGTCGGCGTCGTAGTGCATCGCCTCCTCGTCGCCGGAATCCTTGTCCTCCACCTGCCGTTTGAAGCGCTCGGCCTGGTCCTCGGCGTCGTTCAACTCGGAAAAGCCGTTCGCCAACTCCCGCCCGCCGACGAAGAACTCGAAGCGGTCGGTGATGAAGGGATTGTCGTCGTTGCGCCGGGCCAGGGGCGACACTTCCGCCGGATATTCGGTGATGAAGGTCGGCTCGAACAGCTTGTCCTCGACGGTCTTCTCGAAAATCTCGGTTTGGACTTTCCCCAAGCCATCGCCCGCCGCGATCTTGATCCCCAAGCCTTGGGCGATGCGGACGGCGCTGTCGCGCTCGGCCAAGTCTTCCGCCTTGATGTCGGGGTTGTAGTGCAAGATCGATTCCAGCACTGTCATCCGCCGGAATGGCTGGGACAGGTCGTAGGTTGCGCCTTGATAGGGAATCTCCAGCGTCCCCACGAGGCTCTGGGCGATGCCGCGCAGCAGTTCCTCGGTCAGGTCCATCAGGTCGCGGTAATCCGCGTAAGCCTGATAGAACTCGATCATGGTGAACTCGGGATTGTGCTTGGTCGATAAGCCTTCGTTGCGGAAGCTGCGGTTGATCTCGAACACCTTCTCGAACCCGCCCACCACCAAGCGCTTGAGATAAAGTTCGGGCGCGATCCGCAGGTACAAATCCATGTCCAGCGCGTTGTGATGGGTGACGAAGGGCTTGGCGCGGGCGCCGCCCGGAATCACCTGCATCATCGGGGTTTCCACTTCCAGGAAGCCGCGCTCGGCCAGGAATTCCCGGATATGGCGCACAATGGCGCTACGCAGCAGGAACACCCGCCGCGAATCCTCGTTCATGATGAGATCGACATAGCGTTGCCGGTAGCGGGTTTCGTTGTCGGTCAGGCCGTGGAATTTCTCCGGCAAGGGCCGCAGCGACTTCGACAACAGGCGGATGTTGTGCGCCTTGAGCGACAGTTCGCCGGTCTTGGTTTTGAACAGCGTGCCCTCGACCCCGACGATATCGCCCAAATCCCAGCCCTTGAACGCCTCGTAAGCGCCTTCCGGCAGCCCGTCGCGTTGCAGGAAGATTTGGATGCGGCCCGACATGTCTTGGAGATGCGCGAACGAGGCTTTGCCCATAATGCGCTTGGCCATCAAACGCCCGGCCAGCTTGGCGGGCAGGGCTAGTGCTTCCAGGTGTTCGGCGGTTTCCTCGCCGAATTGGGCGTGGAGTTCCTGCGCCAGGGCGTCGCGGCGGAAATCGTTGGGGAAGGCCACGCCCTGTTCGCGGATCGCGGCCAGCTTCTCGCGGCGCTGGGCGATCAGGCGGTTGTCTTCTTGGGCCGCTTCCGCTGCCGATGTTTCTACTTGTGCTTCGTTGCTCATCTTATAAACCACTCTTCAAACTGGCCTCGATGAAGGGATCGAGGTCGCCATCCAACACGGGCTGCGGGTTGCTGGTTTCATAGCCGGTGCGCAAATCCTTGATGCGGGATTGATCCAGCACATACGACCGGATTTGGCTGCCCCAGCCGATATCCGACTTGGAATCCTCCAGCTTCTGCTTCTCGGTGTTGCGCTTCTGGATTTCCATTTCGTAGAGCTTGGCGCGGAGTTGCTTCATACACCAATCGCGGTTGGCGTGCTGGGAGCGCTGGCTCTGGCATTGCACCACGACGCCGCTGGGGACGTGGGTGATACGCACGGCGGATTCGGTGCGGTTGACGTGCTGGCCGCCCGCGCCCGAGGCCCGGTAGACATCGGTGCGCAAATCGGCGGGGTTGATGTCGATGTCGATGTTGTCGTCGATCTCGGGCGAGACGAACACCGAGGAGAACGAGGTGTG includes:
- the ftsY gene encoding signal recognition particle-docking protein FtsY; the protein is MFRKLTFLTLLLAFCVVAAGAYVRISDAGLGCPDWPGCYGKLWVEPPQPGSGGAEAGFDAVKAWKEMGHRYLAGALGVLMLVLAGLVFTVRENRGRAIAWTYTGLVLVAGQAALGMWTVRLHVLPPVVTAHLLLGLLTLAGLYRLFLTVGPQSAPVGETTGLRWLGRFGLLALFAQLFLGGWVSSNYAALSCPDFPTCLGEPWPEADYAGGFEILRALEPGYLGALLPPSALVAVHWAHRIGAGVVFVLLSVLAMGVTSNPKVPRLSKAGLLLSFLLLVQVGLGVAAVLLRLPVAVAVAHSVVAALLLLDLVHIQYFLGVPRRAEVPAQRPLPVGQEIPVGELPTEIELPPTLVPPPLVEVPARAPADNLFGKLKSGLGKTRGGLTGFLADLALGKKAIDRDLLDDIEAQLLTADIGVTATRDIVDHLTDSLDRNQLADVRTLTAKLREYLYDILAPVDAPLVIPPETRPYVVLVVGVNGVGKTTTIGKLAKRFQQDGHSVMLAAGDTFRAAAVEQLQTWGERNHVHVVAQHTGADSASVIFDAVQAAQARNIDVLIADTAGRLHTKSNLMDELSKIKRIMRRLDETAPHEVLLVVDSGTGQNAINQARQFNDAVGLTGIALTKLDGTAKGGVIFALAKQFGIPIRYIGVGEGIDDLQDFDAKQFIEALFAE
- a CDS encoding ribonuclease T2 family protein, with product MQTRHSYCLCTALALGAAWFSMAQAAPLGSFHADSACEAYLSKNKKTNPDHAQTQPGTDYTVLAFNKPVDPDYYQIAVPGAVGGTARWVAKDCGSFTADGTASGPPQNPPISHTSGASCQIAHHADSYVLALSWEPAFCESHGDKPECGIDDRKAFQARNFTLHGLWPNQKDCGQRQGYYAYCGAVKDKPAGGFCAYPPVELGGPVRAGLGVVMPSVAADSCLERHEWHKHGACGAWTPDAYFALAIRLDHEFNDSGVARFVGDHIGQSVDTAEFFKQVDTALGVGASQKISLGCKKGLLVDVAINLPAPLDPKSDLKTLIAQGEASPGAGDCGQRFKIDAIGQ
- a CDS encoding DUF1614 domain-containing protein, coding for MRSPFSPLYLFLFMGLLLWLVFSINLGLIALSFEKLGLDPDSAFTLLLTSLLGSAINLPLFSLKADPPRHDIDLLYHGLLRRPLLPFTGRIQIAVNVGGCLVPVFFSGFLLRHAAIPPLHVLAATAAVAAISYALSRPIPGVGIGMPMLVAPVSAALLAVWLGGEYRAALAYISGSLGVLIGADLLRLKDVRAMNAPMASIGGAGTFDGIFITGLVAVLLS
- a CDS encoding Hsp20/alpha crystallin family protein is translated as MATELNTQQPAQNQTVPQTPKGQVLSPLDEFDQWFDEVRRHWLSPMFIGRHWPELGASPVFGGRMPKVDVIDRDTEYCVRAELPGVSKDHLEVSLEESTLSLKATVQKDEQEEKGQYHRRETSRGEFQRIIQLPGAVDSENTKASFKDGVLELTIPKVQSAKRQSIKVE
- a CDS encoding type II toxin-antitoxin system Phd/YefM family antitoxin, giving the protein MSTYTIYSAKTHFSRLIEEACAGEEVVIARGKQPLVKLVPIEAKPPARVFGAMKGRASVTEAFFEPLPEDELRVWES
- a CDS encoding type II toxin-antitoxin system VapC family toxin; translation: MKLLLDTHALLWWLDGDERLPEPCRELIGGEGNIVLVSAASAWEITTKARLGKLPGAVAVAADFRKCLATQDFTPLAISLDHAVRAGNLPGPHRDPFDRMLIAQSQAEGVPLISNETLFDQYGIRRVW
- the lysS gene encoding lysine--tRNA ligase, producing the protein MSNEAQVETSAAEAAQEDNRLIAQRREKLAAIREQGVAFPNDFRRDALAQELHAQFGEETAEHLEALALPAKLAGRLMAKRIMGKASFAHLQDMSGRIQIFLQRDGLPEGAYEAFKGWDLGDIVGVEGTLFKTKTGELSLKAHNIRLLSKSLRPLPEKFHGLTDNETRYRQRYVDLIMNEDSRRVFLLRSAIVRHIREFLAERGFLEVETPMMQVIPGGARAKPFVTHHNALDMDLYLRIAPELYLKRLVVGGFEKVFEINRSFRNEGLSTKHNPEFTMIEFYQAYADYRDLMDLTEELLRGIAQSLVGTLEIPYQGATYDLSQPFRRMTVLESILHYNPDIKAEDLAERDSAVRIAQGLGIKIAAGDGLGKVQTEIFEKTVEDKLFEPTFITEYPAEVSPLARRNDDNPFITDRFEFFVGGRELANGFSELNDAEDQAERFKRQVEDKDSGDEEAMHYDADYIRALEYGLPPTAGEGIGIDRLVMFFSDSPSIRDVILFPHMRREV